TAGAGGAAGGGAGTACATTGTTGATTTACTCCCAAAGGTAAAAATTGAGATTGTTGTTAAAGATGATGATGTGGAAAAGATCATTAACATTATTTGCGAGAATGCCAAAACAGGGGAGTTTGGAGATGGAAAAATATTCGTCATTCCAGTAGAGGAAGTTGTAAGGGTAAGAACAGGAGAAAGAAATGAAAATGCAATTTAATTTTGTTATTTTATTTTTATTTACGTTTGTTTTTTTTACTGACAGTGTGATTACGAGAATCCTTTCTTTATTAGTTCTTTACTGCACTCTTT
Above is a genomic segment from Methanotorris formicicus Mc-S-70 containing:
- a CDS encoding P-II family nitrogen regulator, which codes for MKKIEAIIRPSKLEDVKNSLKDAGFLGITISEVKGRGVQGGVVERYRGREYIVDLLPKVKIEIVVKDDDVEKIINIICENAKTGEFGDGKIFVIPVEEVVRVRTGERNENAI